A single Larimichthys crocea isolate SSNF chromosome VIII, L_crocea_2.0, whole genome shotgun sequence DNA region contains:
- the eif4g2a gene encoding eukaryotic translation initiation factor 4 gamma 2a — MLGNIKFIGELGKLNLIHESILHKCIKTLLDKKKKVQLKDMGEDLECLCQIMKTVGPKLDHEKARSLMDQYFGRMQSLTTNKELPARIRFLLQNTVELRDNNWVPRKAHTDNGPKTINQVRQDAVKDLGVFIPPPTDGMRNEFFMENSSFLPTRIKFDRETLGGLADMFGQMPGSGIGTGPGVIQDHYSPTMGRHRTNPHYNGHIVNGSSSHQPQFEAGSKPFIKPNQGQQSPVFNHKQNHLVQMQTKDMAPRFSKKGKVNADEISLRPAQSFILNKKQVPKLQPQMTMMPAQGSPLGQAPQLGLKINPPPIQEKPAKSTKKAPPTKEELSKMTETLVADYLNNKNIDEAVNAAREMKAPKHFLSEMLNKMVVYSLDRSDEDKEHASTLVHTLCTEGIVTGENLLQAFLNVLDQCPKIEEEVPLVKSYLAQFAARAIIADLVSVADLAHQLENGAHFPLFLLCLQQMVKLKDRDWLVDLFQQSKVNMQKMLPEIDQNKDRMLEILEGKGLSFLFPLMKLEKELLKQIKVDPSPQSIYKWIKDNISPKLHTDKGFVNILMTSFLQYIAYEINPDDDEEQLAAPSKEQLEEEKQLLLSFKPVMQKFLHDHIDLQVSAMYALQVHCNAKGFPKGMLLRYFVNFYDMEIIEEEAFLSWKEDVTQEYPGKGKALFQVNQWLTWLETAEEEESEGEDF; from the exons ATGCTGGGCAACATCAAATTCATTGGGGAACTTGGCAAACTCAACCTTATCCACGAATCTATCCTTCACAAGTGCATCAAAACA cTTTtggataagaagaagaaagtccAACTCAAGGATATGGGTGAAGATTTGGAATGCCTCTGTCAGATAATGAAAACAGTGGGACCTAAACTTGATCATGAAAAGGCTAGG TCTTTGATGGATCAGTATTTTGGCCGCATGCAATCCTTAACGACCAACAAGGAGCTGCCAGCTAGGATTCGTTTCCTGCTGCAGAATACAGTGGAGCTGCGAGACAACAACTGGGTGCCCCGCAAAGCTCATACTGACAACGGACCAAAGACGATCAACCAAGTTCGTCAGGATGCAGTAAAG GATTTGGGTGTTTTTATTCCACCTCCAACCGATGGAATGAGGAATGAATTCTTCATGGAAAACTCCTCCTTCCTGCCAACAAGGATCAAGTTTGACAGGGAAACTCTTGGTGGGCTGGCTGATATGTTTGGACAAATGCCAG GGAGTGGCATTGGTACAGGTCCAGGAGTCATTCAGGACCACTATTCCCCTACCATGGGACGCCATCGCACAAACCCGCACTACAACGGCCACATTGTCAACGGCAGCAGTTCACACCAGCCTCAGTTTGAAGCAGGAAGCAAGCCTTTCATAAAACCAAACCAG ggGCAGCAGTCACCGGTTTTTAACCACAAACAGAATCACTTGGTGCAGATGCAGACTAAGGACATGGCTCCACGTTTCAGCAAGAAGGGGAAGGTCAATGCTGATGAG ATCAGTCTGAGGCCAGCACAGTCCTTCATcttgaataaaaaacaagtgccgaagctgcagccacagatgACTATGATGCCTGCCCAAGGTTCTCCTCTGGGACAG gCTCCACAGCTTGGCCTGAAAATCAATCCTCCTCCGATTCAGGAAAAACCTGCAAAGTCCACTAAGAAGGCCCCTCCTACAAAGGAAGAGTTGAGCAAAATGACA GAGACACTAGTTGCAGATTACCTGAACAACAAGAACATCGACGAGGCGGTGAACGCTGCGAGGGAGATGAAGGCTCCGAAGCACTTTTTGTCTGAGATGCTGAACAAGATGGTGGTCTATTCCCTTGATCGTTCAGATGAGGATAAGGAACATGCGAGCACACTGGTCCACACACTCTGCACAGAGGGCATTGTCACTGGTGAAAACCTATTGCAG GCCTTTTTGAATGTTCTGGACCAGTGTCCAAAGATCGAGGAAGAAGTCCCACTGGTGAAGTCCTACCTGGCACAGTTTGCAGCACGTGCGATCATCGCCGACCTGGTCAGCGTTGCAGATTTGGCCCACCAGTTGGAGAATGGTGCACATTTCCCGCTGTTCTTGCTCTGCCTGCAGCAGATGGTCAAACTGAAGGACCGTGACTGGCTGGTTGACCTGTTCCAGCAGAGCAAGGTCAACATGCAGAAGATGCTACCTG AAATTGATCAGAACAAGGACCGGATGCTGGAGATTCTGGAGGGCAAAGGTCTCAGCTTTTTGTTCCCGCTCATGAAACTGGAAAAGGAGCTGCTGAAACAGATCAAAGTAGACCCCTCTCCACAGTCCATCTACAAGTGGATCAAAGACAACATCTCTCCTAAACTCCACACTGACAAAGGCTTTGTCAACATCCTCATGACCAG TTTCTTGCAGTACATTGCGTATGAGATCAACCCAGACGATGACGAAGAGCAGCTTGCAGCGCCCagcaaagagcagctggaaGAGGAGAAGCAACTTCTGCTGTCTTTCAAGCCAGTGATGCAAAAGTTCCTACACGATCACATCGACCTGCAAGTCAGTGCGATGTACGCCCTGCAGGTCCACTGCAATGCCAAGGGTTTCCCCAAAG GCATGCTGCTGCGCTATTTTGTGAACTTTTATGACATGGAAATCATTGAAGAAGAAGCCTTCCTTTCATGGAAAGAGGATGTCACCCAAGAGTATCCAGGAAAGGGGAAAGCATTATTTCAG GTGAACCAGTGGCTGACCTGGCTGGagactgcagaagaagaggagtcaGAGGGTGAAGATTTCTGA
- the ctr9 gene encoding RNA polymerase-associated protein CTR9 homolog, which produces MSRGSIEIPLRDTDEVIELDFDQLPEGDEVISILKQEHTQLHIWIALALEYYKQGKTEDFVKLLEAARIDGNLDYRDHEKDQMTCLDTLAAYYVQQARKEKNKDAKKELITQATLLYTMADKIIMYDQNHLLGRACFCLLEGDKMDQADAQFHFVLNQSTNNIPALLGKACISFNKKDYRGALAYYKKALRTNPGCPAEVRLGMGHCFVKLNKLEKARLAFGRALELNSKCVGALVGLAVLELNNKEADSIKNGVQLLSRAYTIDPSNPMVLNHLANHFFFKKDYSKVQHLALHAFHNTEVEAMQAESCYQLARSFHVQEDYDQAFQYYYQATQFASSTFVLPFFGLGQMYVYRRDKENAAQCFEKVLKAYPNNYETMKILGSLYATSDDQEKRDIAKGHLKKVTEQYPDDVEAWIELAQILEQTDIQGALSAYGTATRILQEKVQADVPPEILNNLGALHFRLGNLGEAKKYFLASLERAKAEGEHDEHYYNAISVTTSYNLARLYEAMCEFHEAEKLYKNILREHPNYVDCYLRLGAMARDKGNFYEASDWFKEALQINQDHPDAWSLIGNLHLAKQEWGPGQKKFERILKQPSTQNDTYSMLALGNVWLQTLHQPTRDREKEKRHQDRALAIYKQVLRNDSKNLYAANGIGAVLAHKGYFREARDVFAQVREATADISDVWLNLAHIYVEQKQYISAVQMYENCLKKFYKYQNTEVLLYLARALFKCGKLQECKQMLLKARHVAPSDTVLMFNVALVLQRLATLVLKDEKSNLKAVLSAVKELELAHRYFSYLSKAGDKMRFDLALAASEARQCSDLLSQAQYHVARARKQDEEEKELRAKQEQERDLLRQQMMKEQEEKRSREVEEQKKLLEQRALYVEKTKNLLTFAEGSKEMAKEKKKGGGGGRRKKGGDMDEFVNDDSDEDLPLKKKKKRKGGSGSEQEEGGDGEKKSRKKRRRPTKGGDDSDDEDGASRSKKQRKPKERKRIEKSQPERLPPSLKGKIKSKAIISSSESSSDEDGLKIAEDRHQRDSGSGSDDEGGHRKRIMSDSESDGGRNRSGSEAGSPRRSAGSEDDDSGSDRPVKKRRVQRQSDSEQSDNESKRSRSGSDDESRPGSPVAASDQGSDRGSEQGSDNEGSPRRSDNGSEPEGSNNEDDDSD; this is translated from the exons ATGTCTCGGGGCTCCATTGAGATCCCTTTACGGGACACGgatgag GTTATCGAGCTCGACTTTGACCAGCTGCCAGAAGGAGACGAGGTCATCAGTATCCTGAAACAGGAACATACACAGCTGCACATATGGATCGCCTTGGCG CTGGAGTACTACAAGCAGGGCAAAACAGAGGATTTTGTCAAGCTTTTAGAGGCGGCTCGTATCGATGGAAACCTCGACTACAGAGACCATGAGAAGGACCAGATGACCTGTCTGGACACATTGGCAGCTTACTATGTCCAGCAGGCAcgcaaagagaaaaacaaagatgccAAGAAAGAGCTCATCACTCAGGCCACGCTGCTCTATACTATGGCCGACAAGATCATCATGTATGATCAG AACCATTTGTTGGGAAGAGCCTGTTTCTGCCTGCTGGAAGGAGACAAGATGGACCAGGCCGATGCTCAGTTCCACTTTGTCCTCAATCAGTCCACCAACAACATCCCTGCTTTGCTTG GTAAGGCCTGCATCTCCTTCAATAAAAAGGATTACAGGGGAGCGCTGGCGTATTACAAAAAGGCTCTGCGTACGAACCCCGGCTGCCCAG CTGAGGTACGGTTGGGGATGGGCCACTGTTTCGTCAAGCTCAACAAACTGGAGAAGGCTCGTCTGGCCTTTGGTCGAGCCCTCGAGCTGAATTCAAAGTGCGTGGGAGCTCTTGTTGGTTTGGCGGTTTTAGAGCTCAACAACAAGGAGGCAGATTCCATCAAGAACGGAGTGCAGCTCCTGTCGCGGGCCTACACCATCGACCCAAGCAACCCCATGGTGCTCAACCACCTCGCCAACCACTTCTTCTTCAAAAAG gATTACAGTAAAGTGCAGCACCTGGCCCTCCACGCTTTCCATAACACAGAGGTTGAGGCCATGCAGGCTGAGAGCTGCTACCAGCTAGCTCGTTCATTTCACGTGCAG gAGGACTACGACCAAGCGTTTCAGTATTATTACCAGGCCACTCAGTTCGCCTCGTCTACTTTTGTGTTGCCCTTCTTTGGACTGGGACAGATGTATGTGTATCGAAGGGACAAAGAGAACGCGGCACAGTGCTTCGAGAAGGTTTTAAAGGCCTACCCCAACaactatgaaactatgaaaaTTCTGGGGTCTCTCTATGCAACGTCTGACGATCAGGAAAAGAGAGACATTGCCAAA GGTCATTTGAAGAAGGTGACGGAGCAGTACCCAGATGACGTGGAGGCGTGGATCGAGCTGGCTCAGATCCTGGAGCAGACTGACATTCAAGGAGCGCTGTCTGCATACGGAACAGCCACCCGCATCCTGCAGGAGAAGGTGCAGGCTGATGTTCCCCCTGAGATCCTCAACAACCTGGGGGCTCTTCACTTCAGACTGGGCAACCTTGGAGAAGCCAAG AAATACTTTCTTGCATCTCTCGAGAGGGCCAAAGCCGAAGGAGAACATGACGAGCATTACTACAACGCCATTTCTGTCACCACCTCCTACAATCTGGCCCGCTTGTACGAGGCAATGTGTGAATTCCACGAAGCTGAGAAACTCTACAAAAACATCCTGAGGGAGCATCCAAACTATGTGGACT GTTATTTGCGTCTTGGAGCGATGGCTCGCGACAAAGGAAATTTCTATGAAGCTTCTGACTGGTTCAAAGAGGCTCTGCAGATTAATCAG GATCACCCAGATGCCTGGTCTCTGATAGGGAACCTTCACTTGGCCAAACAGGAATGGGGACCGGGTCAAAAGAAGTTTGAGCGTATTCTGAAGCAGCCGTCCACGCAGAACGACACCTACTCCATGTTGGCTCTGGGTAACGTGTGGCTGCAGACTCTACACCAGCCCACCAGAGACCGGGAGAAG GAAAAGAGACACCAGGATCGAGCGCTGGCGATATACAAACAAGTCCTGCGAAATGACTCGAAGAACCTCTATGCCGCCAATGGGATTG GTGCCGTCCTGGCCCACAAGGGCTACTTCAGAGAGGCTCGTGATGTGTTTGCGCAGGTGAGAGAGGCCACGGCAGACATCAGTGACGTCTGGTTAAACCTGGCTCACATCTATGTCGAACAGAAGCAGTACATCAGCGCTGTGCAGATG TACGAGAACTGCCTGAAGAAATTTTACAAATATCAGAACACAGAGGTGCTGCTGTACCTCGCAAGGGCGCTCTTCAAATGTGGGAAACTCCAAGAGTGCAAGCAGATGCTGCTGAAG GCACGTCACGTGGCACCCAGCGACACGGTGCTGATGTTCAACGTGGCCCTGGTGCTTCAAAGACTGGCCACTCTTGTGCTGAAGGATGAAAAGAGCAACTTGAAGGCTGTGCTCAGCGCTGTGAAAGAGCTTGAACTGGCTCACAG GTATTTCAGCTACCTTAGCAAGGCCGGAGACAAGATGAGGTTTGACCTTGCTCTTGCTGCGTCTGAGGCCAG GCAGTGCTCTGACCTGCTGAGTCAGGCTCAGTACCATGTGGCGAGAGCCAGAAAgcaagatgaggaggagaaggagcttCGTGCCAAGCAAGAACAGGAGAGGGACTTGCTGCGTCAGCAGATGATGAAAGAACAG GAGGAAAAGCggagcagagaggtggaggaacaGAAGAAGCTCCTGGAGCAGAGAGCGTTGTATGTGGAGAAGACCAAGAATCTGCTCACCTTTGCAGAGGGTTCAAAGGAGATGgccaaagaaaagaagaagggtggaggtggaggacgt cGTAAGAAAGGAGGTGACATGGATGAGTTTGTCAACGATGACTCTGATGAGGACCTGccattgaagaagaagaagaagaggaagggaggcagTGGCAGCGAGCAGGAGGAAGGCGGAGACGGAGAGAAGAAGTCAcgcaagaagaggaggag ACCTACTAAAGGAGGAGATGACAGCGATGATGAGGATGGAGCTTCACGATCCAAGAAGCAACGCAAACCCAAAGAACGCAAGAGGATCGAAAAG TCTCAGCCTGAGCGTCTGCCACCGTCTCTCAAAGGAAAGATCAAGTCTAAGGCCATCATCTCCTCTTCTGAGTCTTCTTCAGATGAGGATGGACTAAAAATAGCTGAAGACAG ACACCAAAGAGACAGCGGCTCAGGATCTGATGACGAGGGCGGCCACAGGAAACGCATCATGTCCGACAGCGAGTCAGACGGAGGTAGGAACCGCTCTGGCAGCGAGGCCGGCAGCCCTCGGCGCTCCGCAGGCTCCGAGGATGACGACTCCGGCAGCGACCGtccagtgaagaagaggagggtgcAGCGGCAGTCCGACTCGGAGCAGTCAGACAACGAGAGCAAGAGGAGTCGTTCGGGATCGGATGACGAGTCCCGGCCCGGTTCGCCCGTCGCAGCGTCCGACCAAGGATCAGACAGGGGATCTGAACAAGGATCGGACAACGAGGGCTCCCCACGCCGCTCTGACAACGGCTCTGAACCAGAAGGCTCCAACAACGAGGATGACGACAGCGATTAA
- the LOC109137462 gene encoding lymphoid-restricted membrane protein-like: MSDGNDAWESPGCGTRDEDNKDTGGFSEHELLDIMYNTCNTSSTGEVLASTIVQYLQTMTAQSSEQDRLTSLRRLLDPDCQDLHVSRETFHSTMREWIAQCSQDR, from the exons ATGTCTGACGGCAATGATG CGTGGGAGTCACCCGGCTGTGGGACAAGGGATGAGGACAATAAAGACACAGGTGGATTCTCCGAACATGAACTCCTTGACATCATGTATAATACGTGTAATACTTCCAGCACAG GAGAGGTGCTGGCCTCCACCATCGTTCAGTACCTGCAGACTATGACGGCTCAGAGTTCGGAGCAGGACAGACTGACCAGCCTGCGACGGCTGCTCGACCCAGATTGTCAGGATCTACACGTGAGCAGAGAGACTTTCCACTCCACCATGAGGGAGTGGATCGCACAGTGCAGCCAGGACAGGTGA